Proteins encoded by one window of Lathyrus oleraceus cultivar Zhongwan6 chromosome 1, CAAS_Psat_ZW6_1.0, whole genome shotgun sequence:
- the LOC127096603 gene encoding uncharacterized protein LOC127096603 yields MDPFKLPTKISHNSGHQMAWYKKQHSNKKHGTIQKLCLNCKDVNDMLNNLCIIVEFDEFHSPIGEVVSLLAGPRYYFKVHEDLAKRYIEASIGKKWKGYRGNILKDKYNPLLSKSEIIKNRPIDVPLDHWALFVEYRSKPETMDLCKRNQQIRTKQLFSHTCGAKSLARRRHELEKIDTHLNKNPEASYEISSNDVIGKVLGREHPGRVRAMGMGVVPTTAFKYTTTRLSGMDFGSSSGSNSSGSSSLVEQRLAYVTALLEAVVGYISAKEGGTLPAELAAVLANQTQQASKAGSEPSSPCDIRRSSNASNIHEENHQSPSKDI; encoded by the exons ATGGATCCTTTCAAACTTCCAACCAAGATTTCTCACAACTCAGGGCACCAAATGGCATGGTACAAAAAACAGCATTCAA ATAAAAAGCATGGTACAATTCAAAAATTGTGTTTGAACTGTAAGGATGTCAATGACATGCTAAATAATTTGTGTATTATTGTGGAGTTTGATGAATTTCATTCACCTATTGGAGAGGTTGTCAGTTTGCTTGCTGGA CCTCGATATTATTTTAAGGTACATGAAGATTTAGCTAAAAGGTATATTGAGGCTTCGATTGGCAAAAAGTGGAAGGGATATAGGGGTAATATTTTGAAAGATAAATATAACCCACTTTTAAGCAAAAGTGAGATCATCAAAAATAGACCTATTGACGTTCCTCTGGACCATTGGGCATTATTTGTTGAGTATCGATCAAAACCAGAAACGATG GATCTTTGTAAGAGAAACCAACAAATAAGGACGAAACAATTGTTTTCTCATACGTGTGGTGCTAAGTCTTTGGCAAGGAGAAGACATGAGCTA GAAAAGATTGACACTCATTTAAATAAAAACCCTGAGGCTTCTTATGAAATTTCTTCAAATGATGTTATTGGAAAGGTATTAGGAAGAGAGCATCCTGGCCGTGTTCGAGCAATGGGCATGGGAGTGGTTCCTACCACTGCTTTTAAATATACCACTACAAGACTTAGTGGTATGGATTTTGGTTCTTCAAGTGGTAGTAATTCAAGTGGTAGTTCTTCATTAGTGGAACAAAGACTTGCATATGTGACTGCTCTATTGGAAGCAGTTGTTGGCTACATTAGTGCGAAAGAAGGTGGTACACTCCCTGCAGAGTTAGCTGCCGTACTTGCAAATCAAACACAACAG GCTTCTAAAGCAGGAAGTGAACCTTCATCACCTTGTGACATAAGAAGATCATCAAATGCAAGCAATATACATGAAGAAAATCATCAGAGTCCTTCAAAGGACATATGA